In Streptomyces sp. P9-A4, the genomic window GCGATGAGGTTCCAGCACACCGGCGCATACGCTCCGAGTACGGGCATACCGTCCCAGCGGGCCCGTGCCAGAACCCGCCGCCGGGGCCGGCTCCTGCGGGACCTGCGCGAGCGCGGCGGCCGCGGTCCCCGTGCCCTCACCTTCGCCGCCGGCGACCTCGTCGTCGTCTCGGGCCTGCCCGGCAGCGGCAAGTCCACCCTCATGAAGCGCGTCGCCGAGGGCACCGGCATCGACTCCCAGGACGCCCGTGAGCGCTGGCAGGCCCGCATGCCCCGCCTCCTGCCGTACGCCCTCTACCGCCCTCTCGTCCGGCTCGCCCACTACGCCGGACTCCGCCGCGCCCTGCGCTCCGGCGCCGGGGTGATCGTCCACGACTGCGGCACCCAGTCCTGGGTGCGGGGCTGGCTCGCCCGCGAGGCCCGCCGCCGCGGCCGGGCCCTGCACCTCCTGCTCCTCGACGTCACTCCGGACGCCGCCCGCGCCGGCCAGCGCGCCCGCGGCCGGGGCGTCTCGGCCTACGCCATGGCCCGGCACCGGCGGGCCGTCGCGCGGCTCGTCCGGGCCGCCGAGTCCGGCAGCCTGCCGCACGGCTGCGCCTCCGCCACCCTGCTCGACCGGGACGCGGCGGACGCCCTGCGGAGGATCGGCTTCCGGGAGGC contains:
- a CDS encoding AAA family ATPase, giving the protein MRFQHTGAYAPSTGIPSQRARARTRRRGRLLRDLRERGGRGPRALTFAAGDLVVVSGLPGSGKSTLMKRVAEGTGIDSQDARERWQARMPRLLPYALYRPLVRLAHYAGLRRALRSGAGVIVHDCGTQSWVRGWLAREARRRGRALHLLLLDVTPDAARAGQRARGRGVSAYAMARHRRAVARLVRAAESGSLPHGCASATLLDRDAADALRRIGFREAA